In a genomic window of Flavobacterium lipolyticum:
- a CDS encoding phosphoglycerate kinase, giving the protein MKTLNDFDFKNKKAIIRVDFNVPLDENFNVTDATRIEAAKPTIDAILAQGGSVILMSHLGRPKGAEDKYSLKHILKTASEILGVQVKFAENCIGEAAKTAAANLQPGEVLLLENLRFHAEEEAGDVAFAKELASLGDIYVNDAFGTAHRAHASTTIIAQFFPTEKCFGTLLAKEIESLNKVLKNSEKPVTAVLGGSKVSSKITVIENILDKVDHMIIGGGMTFTFVKALGGKIGESICEDDKQDLALEILRLAKEKGVQVHIPVDVLAADSFSNTANTQVVEVNAIPDGWQGLDAGPKSLENFKKVILESKTILWNGPLGVFEMEAFAKGTIALGDYIAEATENGAFSLVGGGDSVAAVKQFGFEDKMSYVSTGGGAMLEMLEGKILPGIAAILD; this is encoded by the coding sequence ATGAAAACTCTAAACGATTTCGACTTTAAAAATAAAAAAGCAATTATCCGTGTGGACTTTAATGTGCCATTGGATGAAAACTTTAATGTAACGGATGCTACACGTATCGAAGCGGCAAAACCAACTATCGATGCAATTTTAGCGCAGGGAGGAAGTGTAATTTTAATGTCGCATTTAGGCAGACCAAAAGGAGCAGAAGATAAATATTCGTTAAAGCACATTTTAAAAACTGCTTCTGAAATATTGGGAGTTCAGGTAAAGTTTGCTGAAAACTGTATTGGAGAAGCAGCCAAGACTGCTGCTGCTAATTTACAGCCGGGAGAAGTTTTGTTGCTTGAAAATTTACGTTTTCACGCTGAGGAAGAAGCCGGAGATGTTGCTTTTGCAAAAGAGTTAGCATCATTGGGAGACATTTATGTAAACGATGCTTTTGGTACAGCACACAGAGCACACGCTTCAACCACAATTATTGCCCAGTTTTTTCCAACTGAAAAATGTTTTGGAACCTTATTGGCAAAAGAAATTGAAAGTTTAAATAAAGTACTTAAAAATAGCGAAAAACCGGTAACAGCAGTTCTTGGAGGTTCAAAAGTATCTTCAAAAATTACCGTTATCGAAAACATCTTAGACAAAGTAGATCACATGATCATCGGTGGCGGTATGACTTTTACATTCGTTAAAGCACTGGGGGGTAAAATCGGAGAATCTATTTGTGAAGATGACAAACAGGATTTAGCACTTGAAATTTTGAGATTAGCTAAAGAAAAGGGAGTTCAGGTTCACATTCCGGTTGATGTACTTGCAGCAGATAGTTTTTCTAATACTGCCAATACTCAGGTAGTAGAGGTAAACGCAATTCCTGACGGATGGCAAGGTCTTGATGCAGGTCCTAAATCTTTGGAAAACTTTAAAAAAGTAATTCTGGAGTCAAAAACAATCTTATGGAATGGTCCATTAGGAGTTTTCGAAATGGAGGCCTTTGCTAAAGGAACGATCGCTTTAGGTGATTATATTGCTGAAGCTACAGAAAATGGTGCCTTCTCATTAGTGGGTGGTGGAGATTCTGTTGCAGCAGTAAAACAGTTCGGTTTTGAAGATAAAATGAGTTATGTTTCTACCGGAGGTGGAGCTATGCTTGAAATGTTAGAAGGCAAAATTTTACCTGGAATCGCCGCGATTTTGGACTAA
- a CDS encoding PorP/SprF family type IX secretion system membrane protein, with translation MKKFILSLVLMAVTTSYSQELNLPVFTQYLADNPFVISPAFAGIGDNLRIRANGLTQWVGIKDAPDNQSLYADFRVLDRSGVGINVYNDKNGYTRQTGAKISFAHHIILDYYSKQYLSFGLSYNFNSFRIDIDEFNNTIEHPILDPSVTDNRYTANSNFDVSALYRNKAFYVSFNANNVLKKNTNKYRGVEPSLLSNYQIYTGFIFKDGENSRIEYEPSLYYQYFASDKRSTTDFNFKYRRYNRYEDYYWIGVSYRFLNDQFPKPLSVGPMVGFMKSKFYFGYSYQVMFNNLGNYNTGTHSVTIGFDFLQAISNCPCTQSPVHD, from the coding sequence ATGAAAAAGTTTATTTTATCTTTAGTACTCATGGCTGTAACAACAAGTTACAGCCAAGAGTTAAACCTACCGGTTTTTACACAGTATTTAGCCGATAATCCTTTTGTTATCTCACCGGCCTTCGCTGGTATCGGTGATAACCTTAGAATTAGAGCCAATGGACTTACCCAATGGGTAGGGATAAAGGATGCGCCGGACAACCAGTCGCTTTATGCCGATTTTAGAGTTTTGGACCGTTCAGGAGTGGGTATCAATGTGTACAATGATAAGAATGGATATACGCGTCAGACTGGAGCTAAGATCTCCTTCGCGCACCACATTATTCTGGATTATTATTCAAAACAATACCTGTCTTTCGGACTTTCGTACAACTTTAATAGTTTCCGTATTGATATTGACGAATTCAATAACACCATTGAGCATCCTATTTTAGATCCAAGTGTAACCGACAATCGATATACCGCAAACAGCAACTTCGATGTAAGTGCTTTGTACCGTAACAAAGCATTCTATGTCAGTTTTAATGCGAACAACGTACTAAAGAAAAATACCAACAAATACAGAGGAGTAGAGCCTAGTTTACTTTCCAATTATCAGATATATACAGGATTTATTTTTAAAGACGGAGAAAACAGCCGTATCGAATACGAACCATCGCTTTACTACCAGTACTTCGCAAGTGATAAACGTTCTACAACCGATTTTAACTTCAAGTACAGACGTTACAACCGTTACGAGGATTATTACTGGATTGGGGTTTCGTATCGTTTTTTAAACGATCAGTTTCCAAAACCATTATCCGTTGGGCCAATGGTAGGTTTTATGAAATCTAAGTTCTACTTTGGGTATTCGTATCAGGTAATGTTTAACAATTTGGGCAATTACAACACAGGGACACACTCTGTAACTATTGGTTTCGATTTCTTGCAAGCCATTAGCAACTGTCCTTGTACACAAAGTCCGGTTCACGACTAA